The following are from one region of the Chryseobacterium shigense genome:
- a CDS encoding BrxA/BrxB family bacilliredoxin has product MYPTDLVMPMKAELTDKGFEDLTTPAQVEEALKQSGTTLLVINSVCGCAAGAARPGVVYSLTGDKKPDHLTTVFAGFDTEAVAEARKHLAPFPPSSPCVALFKDGELVHMLERHHIEGNPAGAIAANLQAAFDEYC; this is encoded by the coding sequence ATGTATCCAACAGATTTAGTAATGCCTATGAAGGCAGAACTTACAGATAAAGGTTTCGAAGATTTAACAACTCCTGCGCAGGTAGAAGAGGCTTTAAAGCAGTCGGGAACCACCCTATTGGTAATAAATTCAGTATGCGGATGTGCAGCAGGTGCAGCAAGACCCGGAGTTGTATATTCTTTGACAGGTGATAAGAAACCTGATCATTTAACAACTGTTTTTGCAGGATTTGATACAGAAGCTGTAGCAGAAGCAAGAAAACATCTGGCTCCATTCCCTCCAAGCTCTCCATGTGTAGCGCTTTTCAAGGATGGTGAACTGGTTCATATGCTGGAAAGACACCACATCGAAGGAAACCCTGCAGGTGCTATTGCAGCAAATCTTCAGGCTGCTTTTGATGAATATTGTTAA
- a CDS encoding GH3 auxin-responsive promoter family protein codes for MATKALFNTVVNWFIRQRIDQIQNFMDHPIETQKGILFSQLFHAEDTEYGKAYGFNSISSYQDFKNKVPIVTYEDFEPFIERARQGHKDVTWPGYIKHFAKSSGTTNAKSKFIPISSESLEYCHMKAGKDMVSIYANNHPENQLFTNKNLRLGGSSELHADFNTKFGDLSAILIDNLPFWVEITTTPSKKVSLMSEWESKLKAITSEVKNEDVGSILGVPSWMMVLLQRVLKETGSGSISELWPNLEVFFHGGISFKPYKDQYRQIIGKKINYYEIYNASEGFFGIQDRSDSDEMLLMLDYGIFYEFIPMDQFHFSNPKVVSLEDVEIGKNYAMVITTNGGLWRYLIGDTVVFTSVNPFRIKITGRTKHYINAFGEELMITNVESALSKACEVTGASITDFTGAPVFMKENEGGAHEWIFEFSHHPDDLERFTDAFDHHLKTINSDYEAKRYNNLTLKRPIVHIAKPDLFYCWLESKGKLGGQNKVPRLSNDREYIDPLLELNK; via the coding sequence ATGGCAACAAAGGCACTTTTCAATACTGTCGTTAACTGGTTTATCCGTCAGAGGATAGATCAGATTCAGAATTTCATGGACCATCCCATTGAAACTCAGAAAGGTATACTCTTTTCACAGCTTTTTCATGCTGAAGATACGGAATACGGCAAAGCATATGGCTTTAATTCGATTTCGAGCTATCAGGACTTTAAAAACAAGGTCCCGATTGTTACTTATGAAGATTTTGAACCTTTCATTGAAAGAGCAAGACAGGGACACAAGGATGTAACCTGGCCGGGTTATATCAAACATTTTGCAAAATCATCCGGAACAACGAATGCCAAAAGCAAGTTTATCCCTATTTCTTCTGAAAGCCTGGAATACTGCCACATGAAAGCAGGAAAGGACATGGTTTCCATCTATGCCAATAATCATCCGGAAAACCAGCTGTTCACCAACAAAAATCTGCGTTTAGGCGGAAGTTCTGAACTTCATGCGGATTTCAACACCAAGTTCGGTGATCTTTCTGCAATTTTGATTGACAATCTGCCTTTTTGGGTAGAGATCACCACCACACCCAGTAAAAAAGTTTCCCTGATGTCTGAATGGGAAAGCAAGCTTAAAGCCATTACCTCAGAAGTAAAAAACGAAGATGTAGGAAGTATTCTGGGGGTACCCAGCTGGATGATGGTTTTGCTTCAGAGAGTTTTAAAAGAGACAGGCAGCGGAAGTATTTCTGAGCTGTGGCCTAATCTGGAGGTGTTTTTTCACGGCGGAATCAGCTTTAAGCCATACAAGGACCAATACAGGCAGATCATCGGAAAAAAGATCAATTACTACGAAATTTACAATGCTTCCGAAGGCTTCTTCGGGATACAGGACAGATCAGACAGTGACGAAATGCTGCTGATGCTGGATTACGGTATTTTTTATGAATTCATTCCAATGGATCAGTTTCATTTCTCCAATCCGAAAGTAGTCAGCCTTGAAGATGTGGAAATAGGAAAAAATTATGCAATGGTAATTACCACTAACGGAGGGTTATGGAGATACCTCATCGGCGATACCGTTGTATTTACGTCAGTAAATCCTTTCAGAATAAAAATTACGGGAAGAACGAAGCATTACATCAACGCATTCGGAGAAGAGCTTATGATTACCAATGTAGAATCTGCTCTTTCAAAAGCCTGTGAAGTTACCGGGGCAAGCATTACCGATTTTACAGGAGCACCTGTTTTCATGAAAGAGAACGAAGGCGGTGCTCATGAATGGATCTTTGAATTCAGTCACCATCCGGATGACCTGGAGCGTTTTACCGATGCTTTTGACCATCATTTAAAAACAATCAATTCAGATTATGAAGCGAAAAGATATAATAACCTGACACTGAAAAGACCGATTGTTCATATTGCAAAACCGGATCTCTTCTACTGCTGGCTGGAATCCAAAGGAAAACTCGGAGGCCAGAATAAAGTTCCTAGGCTGAGTAATGACAGAGAATATATAGACCCTTTGCTGGAGCTTAATAAATAA
- a CDS encoding GatB/YqeY domain-containing protein: MSLENTISEAIKTAMREKDRVALDSLRAVKAQILLLKTEARGAEVSAEQEIAILQRMIKQRKDSFEQFSAQGRNDLAEVEEAQSKVIEQFLPKQLSSEELEAEIKNIISETGAESIKDLGKVMGTASKTLAGKSDGKSISEMAKKLLS, translated from the coding sequence ATGAGTTTAGAAAATACCATAAGTGAAGCTATTAAAACAGCTATGAGAGAGAAAGACAGAGTTGCTCTGGACTCTCTGAGAGCTGTGAAAGCTCAAATCCTACTTCTAAAAACTGAAGCCAGAGGTGCTGAAGTTTCCGCAGAGCAGGAAATTGCCATTCTTCAGAGAATGATCAAGCAGCGTAAAGATTCTTTCGAACAATTTTCAGCCCAGGGAAGAAATGATCTTGCCGAAGTGGAAGAAGCACAATCGAAAGTAATTGAACAATTCTTACCAAAACAGCTTTCTTCTGAAGAACTGGAAGCTGAAATAAAGAACATTATTTCAGAAACCGGAGCAGAATCTATAAAAGATCTGGGGAAAGTAATGGGAACTGCTTCAAAGACATTAGCAGGAAAGTCAGACGGGAAAAGCATTTCCGAGATGGCAAAGAAGCTGCTTTCATAA
- the ftsA gene encoding cell division protein FtsA, translating to MENQEYSVGLDIGTTKIVAIVGRRNAHGKIEVLGVGKAKSLGVHKGIVNNISQTINSIKAAVSEAQSSAGVPIRKVTVGIAGKHIRSLQHSDYIMREHPDKFITDDDIEALKDQVKKLVMLPGEEIIHVLPQEYKVDSEGEIQEPVGMHGKRLEANFHVVVGQMGSIRNIARCVREAGLEMEALTLEPLASSEAVLTKEEKEAGVAIVDIGGGTTDIAIFKDNIIRHTCVIPYGGGIITEDIKEGCSIIEKHAEQLKVKFGSAVPELEKDSTFVTIPGLHGRPDKEISLKTLAQIINARVEEILEMVNTELKAYGAFEQKKKLIAGIVLTGGGSNLKHLRQLANYTTGFDSRIGFANEYIANDKNQYLKGPEFATSIGLLMESLKIRDKKQGAETEEAIEEQPAKTETVAAQAEIAQTIQPAAAVQEQTIVNEQQENRRAKLTFGQSLMEKVKKFFEEVE from the coding sequence ATGGAAAATCAAGAGTATTCAGTAGGTCTGGACATCGGAACAACAAAGATTGTTGCGATTGTCGGAAGGAGGAATGCACACGGGAAAATAGAAGTTCTCGGGGTTGGAAAGGCCAAAAGTCTTGGAGTTCATAAAGGTATTGTGAACAATATTTCACAAACCATTAATTCAATCAAGGCAGCCGTTTCAGAAGCACAGTCCAGCGCAGGAGTTCCTATCCGAAAAGTTACGGTAGGTATTGCAGGAAAACATATCCGTTCCCTGCAGCATTCCGACTATATTATGCGTGAGCATCCGGACAAATTTATTACAGATGACGACATTGAAGCCCTTAAAGACCAGGTAAAAAAGCTGGTAATGCTTCCCGGAGAAGAAATTATCCATGTTCTTCCCCAGGAGTACAAGGTAGATTCCGAAGGAGAAATTCAGGAACCTGTAGGAATGCACGGAAAACGTCTGGAAGCTAACTTCCACGTGGTGGTAGGACAGATGGGAAGCATCAGAAACATCGCAAGATGTGTAAGAGAAGCCGGTCTTGAAATGGAAGCCCTTACCCTGGAACCTTTGGCGTCTTCAGAAGCTGTACTCACAAAAGAAGAAAAAGAAGCCGGTGTTGCCATAGTAGACATCGGGGGTGGTACCACAGATATTGCCATCTTCAAAGATAACATCATCCGTCATACCTGCGTAATTCCTTACGGAGGAGGTATTATTACGGAAGATATCAAAGAAGGCTGCTCCATTATAGAAAAACATGCAGAACAGCTGAAAGTAAAATTCGGTTCTGCAGTGCCGGAACTGGAAAAAGACAGTACATTTGTTACTATTCCAGGGCTTCACGGAAGACCGGATAAGGAAATTTCCCTTAAAACTCTGGCACAGATCATCAATGCCAGAGTTGAAGAAATCCTGGAAATGGTTAATACAGAATTAAAAGCTTACGGCGCATTCGAACAAAAGAAAAAGCTGATTGCGGGAATCGTTCTTACAGGAGGTGGGTCCAACCTGAAGCATCTTCGTCAGTTAGCCAACTATACAACAGGTTTTGACAGTAGAATCGGTTTTGCAAACGAATATATTGCCAACGATAAAAACCAGTACCTCAAAGGCCCGGAATTTGCTACATCAATCGGTTTGCTGATGGAGAGTTTAAAAATCCGCGACAAAAAACAGGGCGCTGAAACAGAAGAGGCCATCGAAGAGCAGCCAGCTAAAACAGAAACCGTTGCAGCACAGGCAGAAATAGCTCAGACCATTCAGCCGGCAGCAGCAGTTCAGGAGCAGACTATTGTAAACGAACAGCAGGAAAACAGAAGAGCGAAACTGACTTTCGGGCAGTCGCTTATGGAAAAAGTTAAAAAATTCTTTGAAGAAGTAGAGTAA
- the ftsZ gene encoding cell division protein FtsZ has protein sequence MENIGTQGFSFDLPKGNSSIIKVIGVGGGGNNALKHMYEKGIYGVDFVVCNTDAQTLDNNPVANKVQLGTTITEGLGAGADPEVGEKSAIESIEEIKAAMGQNTKMVFITAGMGGGTGTGAAPVIAKVAKDMGILTVGIVTVPFSFEGKRRLDQAENGLEKLRNNVDSLIVINNDKLRQQFGNLGFKQGFSKADEVLTNAAKGMAEVITGYFDVNIDFRDAKSVLQNSGTALMSTGVASGENKAEEAVKKALDSPLLNDNKITGAKNVLLLIRSGAEEVTMDEIGVIMDHIQKEAGNTADIIFGVGADEELGDSVSVLVIATGFSNDSKKFAGPTEKIRISLNDSLEAPKASPFKTREERETPSETTHDFGGKHTFRLDDEDSDAPQFGLKSSEKKMIIEEEEIKTEIKFFDKEGDTQSSPVNSWRNEEEQQEEESYSLFSYDEEGEDPNDLEIESFKFDFDAKKDETPSTPSTPSFSDEKPIEFSFFVNNQPSSNEPKTDFGQPKAEFTAPASAVTEVPVQTAETIFQTRQEEPKAETKPVFEEKVEIETPKTAESEFTFVNKAVEQEKISERRNKLKEFNSRYQSFDSSSEFESVPAFKRKNITIDGANASDQNINTYLSDNNGSMQVRENRFLNKDVD, from the coding sequence ATGGAAAACATAGGTACACAAGGATTTTCATTTGATTTGCCAAAAGGAAATTCATCCATCATAAAAGTAATCGGTGTAGGTGGCGGTGGAAATAATGCCCTGAAACACATGTACGAAAAAGGTATTTACGGAGTAGATTTTGTAGTCTGTAATACCGATGCCCAGACTTTAGATAATAACCCTGTTGCCAACAAGGTACAGCTTGGTACTACCATTACGGAAGGACTTGGTGCAGGAGCAGATCCTGAAGTTGGGGAAAAATCTGCTATCGAAAGCATTGAAGAGATCAAAGCAGCTATGGGACAGAATACCAAAATGGTGTTCATCACTGCCGGAATGGGTGGTGGTACAGGTACCGGAGCAGCTCCCGTTATTGCCAAAGTAGCTAAAGATATGGGAATTCTTACGGTAGGTATTGTTACCGTTCCTTTCAGTTTTGAAGGAAAAAGAAGACTTGATCAGGCAGAAAACGGTCTCGAAAAACTAAGAAATAATGTTGATTCACTTATTGTAATCAACAATGATAAACTAAGACAGCAGTTCGGAAACCTTGGATTCAAGCAGGGATTCTCAAAAGCCGATGAAGTGTTAACCAATGCCGCAAAAGGAATGGCAGAAGTTATTACCGGTTACTTTGATGTAAACATTGACTTTAGAGATGCTAAATCTGTACTTCAGAACTCCGGCACAGCCTTAATGTCTACAGGAGTTGCTTCGGGAGAAAACAAAGCCGAAGAAGCCGTTAAAAAAGCCCTGGATTCTCCGTTGTTGAATGACAACAAGATCACGGGTGCTAAAAACGTCCTTCTATTGATCAGAAGTGGTGCTGAAGAAGTTACCATGGATGAAATCGGGGTAATTATGGATCACATCCAGAAAGAAGCAGGAAATACCGCAGATATCATTTTCGGGGTAGGTGCTGATGAAGAACTGGGAGATTCTGTAAGCGTTCTTGTGATTGCTACAGGTTTTTCTAACGACAGCAAAAAATTTGCAGGTCCTACAGAAAAGATCAGAATCAGTCTTAATGACAGCCTTGAGGCTCCGAAAGCATCCCCTTTCAAAACAAGAGAAGAAAGAGAAACACCTTCTGAAACAACACATGATTTTGGAGGAAAGCATACTTTCAGATTAGATGACGAAGACAGCGATGCTCCACAGTTCGGGTTAAAATCTTCTGAAAAAAAAATGATTATTGAGGAAGAAGAAATCAAAACAGAAATAAAATTCTTTGACAAAGAGGGAGATACACAAAGCAGCCCTGTCAATAGCTGGAGAAATGAAGAAGAACAGCAGGAAGAAGAATCTTATAGCTTATTCTCTTACGATGAAGAAGGAGAAGACCCTAATGACCTGGAAATTGAGTCTTTTAAATTCGATTTTGATGCCAAAAAAGATGAGACTCCTTCTACACCGTCCACTCCTTCTTTCTCAGATGAAAAGCCTATTGAATTCAGTTTTTTTGTAAACAATCAGCCTTCATCCAATGAACCTAAAACAGATTTCGGACAGCCAAAGGCGGAGTTTACCGCTCCTGCCAGCGCAGTAACTGAAGTTCCGGTTCAGACTGCTGAAACCATCTTCCAGACAAGACAGGAAGAGCCAAAAGCTGAAACCAAGCCGGTTTTTGAAGAAAAAGTTGAAATTGAAACTCCGAAAACGGCAGAATCTGAATTCACCTTTGTGAATAAAGCCGTTGAACAGGAGAAAATTTCAGAAAGAAGAAATAAATTAAAAGAATTCAATTCCCGCTATCAAAGTTTTGACAGCTCAAGTGAATTTGAGTCTGTTCCTGCTTTCAAAAGAAAGAATATTACTATCGACGGAGCCAATGCATCAGATCAGAATATCAACACCTATCTGTCTGACAACAACGGATCCATGCAGGTGAGAGAAAACAGATTTTTAAACAAAGACGTTGACTAA
- a CDS encoding cell division protein FtsQ/DivIB, whose translation MKNKYRILKIVVTVIILGLLLSFSLKRFSGQKITDNKISVKMNEKTPVYFIDEKDIREIVKKENPSGKVGNLNIPVLEKKINALPAVDSANVYLNLNGKLYLDIRQRVPVFRLNKDGRDFYVDGKGIEFPISKTYSHPCMLVTGNVKPADYQKLAELVEKIDKDDFSKKFFIGISKSKDDYNLLTSDGNYKVEIGDLDNIEFKVKGLKTFVEKYLVFQDPQKYSMVSVKYQNQIVTTLNPYFKENDSILKAGNKELAKTPVLAAVKKPQALPKTAEKTKTPSAKPKEKTKPKITAKPKETKKADKKPAAAKSKAKVKVE comes from the coding sequence ATGAAAAATAAATACAGAATATTAAAAATTGTTGTCACGGTAATCATCCTCGGGTTACTGCTGAGTTTCTCGTTGAAGAGATTCAGCGGCCAGAAGATTACGGACAATAAGATTTCTGTAAAGATGAATGAAAAAACACCCGTATACTTCATTGATGAAAAAGATATCCGGGAAATTGTAAAAAAAGAAAACCCTTCCGGAAAAGTCGGAAATCTGAACATTCCTGTACTTGAGAAGAAGATCAATGCTTTACCGGCTGTAGATAGTGCCAATGTCTATTTGAACCTGAACGGGAAACTGTATCTGGATATCAGACAGAGAGTGCCTGTTTTCAGGTTAAATAAAGACGGAAGAGATTTTTATGTAGACGGAAAAGGAATCGAATTCCCTATTTCAAAAACCTATTCACATCCGTGCATGCTCGTAACCGGAAATGTGAAACCGGCTGATTATCAGAAACTGGCCGAGCTGGTTGAGAAGATTGATAAAGATGATTTCAGTAAAAAATTCTTTATCGGAATTTCAAAAAGCAAAGACGATTATAACCTCCTGACGAGTGACGGAAATTATAAAGTGGAAATAGGAGATCTTGATAATATAGAATTTAAAGTAAAAGGCCTGAAAACCTTCGTAGAGAAATATCTCGTATTCCAGGATCCCCAAAAATACAGCATGGTTTCTGTAAAATACCAGAACCAGATTGTAACCACTTTGAATCCTTATTTCAAAGAAAATGACAGCATTCTGAAAGCAGGAAACAAAGAACTGGCAAAAACACCGGTTCTGGCAGCTGTAAAAAAACCGCAGGCTTTGCCTAAAACTGCTGAAAAAACAAAAACCCCTTCAGCAAAACCGAAGGAAAAGACAAAACCAAAAATAACAGCCAAGCCAAAGGAAACCAAAAAAGCAGATAAAAAACCTGCGGCAGCAAAGTCCAAGGCGAAAGTAAAAGTAGAGTAA